The Phormidium yuhuli AB48 DNA window CCGCCGAGATGTCCCACTTGGTTCATGGATTCGAGTTGTACGATGTCCTCTAGTCCACCGGCGAAGCGTAATACGGAGATGTTGCAATTGGACTGTTGGATGACTTGGTAATGTTCGGCCCCAATCCCTAAGGCGGTGGAGAGGAGACAGCGGTTGATGCCATTGTGGGCAACGACGGCGACGGTGTCTCCCGAATGCTGGCTGAGGAGGGATTGCCAGAACTGTTGAGCTTGCTCGCGCAGGGCCCGAATTGGGAAGTGCGATCGGGTTCCCCCGTCCTCTGTGGGAATCTCCATGGAGAAGTTGTGGGGTTCCTGTTTCCAGCGGCGATAGTCGTCGGCGAAACGGTCTTTGACCTCGTCTCGTCGCAGTTCTTCCCATAGGGGCAAGTCGACTTCGAGGAGGAGGTCGGAGGGCTGGGGCTGTAGGTCTTGGGAATGTTGGGAACAGAGAATTTCTGCGGTTTCCCGGGCGCGAGTGAGGGGGCTACAATAGAGGGCATCGAGGGACACCTGTTGTAAGGCGTGCCCCACGAGTCGGGCCGAGTCTTGTCCGGCGGGGGTGAGAACGGATTTGTCGCAGCGTCCTTGCATCCGCTGCTCTAGGTTGTAGGTGCTTTGTCCGTGACGAACTAAGATGACGGTAGTAGCCAGGGGTCTATCCTCCAGTGACGGGCTTGGGAAGGGGCCAGCATCGCCGACTGGGGGGTTGATGCTGGAGTCAGGGGCGATCGCACCCATGACCAGAGGCAATTTTAGCACCTGGTCGTCCCCCGGGTCCCGGCTTTACCCGCAATCGGACCGGTCTGGGAAATCGGGTTGAAGTTCATCCTTAAATGACGGGTGATTAAACGGTGTGCCAGCCTTTAGTCAATATCAAAGACCCAAGTTCTCAAAAAGTGGTGTGTTAGACTGAGGGGTAACGTCTGGCGCTCCAAGACCTATCATGTTAACTCTAAAGCAAATTATTTCAGAAGCCACCGCCTTACCGGATTCAGACAAAGCAATTTTGATTGAAAAAATTATGGAAAGTATGACGGAGCAACTGGAAGTTGAGCCATTAAGAGAAGGAGTCAAGATAGCTCAAGAACGCCTTGCTGAGATTGATGAG harbors:
- a CDS encoding addiction module protein — protein: MLTLKQIISEATALPDSDKAILIEKIMESMTEQLEVEPLREGVKIAQERLAEIDEGTVQTIPGDVALAQVRQLFGR